A single Gambusia affinis linkage group LG20, SWU_Gaff_1.0, whole genome shotgun sequence DNA region contains:
- the bhlha15 gene encoding class A basic helix-loop-helix protein 15 isoform X3 — protein sequence MTQSDFYKLGDSVGDCEVRGSSRMKSKEKGVRPSRRPWSDPEPENEPDTEPGSSEQEGSEASVRIGGSWRGSLRSGDGRRRQGGGGGAGGGGGRRRRMHGSSTKERSIRRLESNERERQRMHKLNNAFQALREAIPHVKMDKKLSKIETLTLAKNYIKSLTTIILDLSGACLPAEAGPSGARAARLLQCYQQHLEEGGEDGLTQYLTHMQSFGQES from the exons ATGACACAAAGT GACTTTTATAAGTTGGGAGACTCGGTTGGAGACTGTGAGGTGAGAGGAAGCAGCAGGATGAAGTCCAAAGAGAAGGGCGTGAGACCCTCCAGGAGGCCCTGGTCCGACCCGGAGCCGGAGAACGAACCGGACACAGAGCCGGGCTCCAGCGAGCAAGAGGGCTCGGAGGCCTCGGTCCGGATCGGCGGCTCCTGGAGGGGCTCCCTGAGGAGCGGGGACGGCAGGCGCCgacagggaggaggaggaggagcaggtggGGGAGGCGGGCGGCGGCGCAGGATGCACGGGTCCAGCACCAAGGAGCGCAGCATCCGGAGGCTGGAGAGCAACGAGCGGGAGCGCCAGCGCATGCACAAACTCAACAACGCCTTCCAGGCATTGCGCGAAGCCATCCCACACGTGAAGATGGACAAGAAGCTGTCCAAGATCGAGACTCTGACTCTGGCCAAGAACTACATCAAATCCTTGACCACCATCATCCTGGACCTGTCGGGGGCCTGCCTGCCCGCTGAGGCAGGGCCCTCAGGGGCCAGGGCTGCCAGGCTGCTGCAGTGCTACCAGCAGCATCTGGAGGAGGGGGGGGAGGACGGCCTCACCCAGTACCTCACCCACATGCAGAGCTTCGGCCAGGAAAGTTAA
- the bhlha15 gene encoding class A basic helix-loop-helix protein 15 isoform X2, with amino-acid sequence MWQLSPRRGDAPQLLSAPLPTFCCWFMNGVIFSRRSADFYKLGDSVGDCEVRGSSRMKSKEKGVRPSRRPWSDPEPENEPDTEPGSSEQEGSEASVRIGGSWRGSLRSGDGRRRQGGGGGAGGGGGRRRRMHGSSTKERSIRRLESNERERQRMHKLNNAFQALREAIPHVKMDKKLSKIETLTLAKNYIKSLTTIILDLSGACLPAEAGPSGARAARLLQCYQQHLEEGGEDGLTQYLTHMQSFGQES; translated from the exons ATGTGGCAGTTATCTCCGCGCCGCGGTGACGCTCCGCAGCTTCTCTCCGCTCCTTTACCGactttctgctgctggtttatGAACGGAGTGATTTTCAGTAGACGCTCAGCG GACTTTTATAAGTTGGGAGACTCGGTTGGAGACTGTGAGGTGAGAGGAAGCAGCAGGATGAAGTCCAAAGAGAAGGGCGTGAGACCCTCCAGGAGGCCCTGGTCCGACCCGGAGCCGGAGAACGAACCGGACACAGAGCCGGGCTCCAGCGAGCAAGAGGGCTCGGAGGCCTCGGTCCGGATCGGCGGCTCCTGGAGGGGCTCCCTGAGGAGCGGGGACGGCAGGCGCCgacagggaggaggaggaggagcaggtggGGGAGGCGGGCGGCGGCGCAGGATGCACGGGTCCAGCACCAAGGAGCGCAGCATCCGGAGGCTGGAGAGCAACGAGCGGGAGCGCCAGCGCATGCACAAACTCAACAACGCCTTCCAGGCATTGCGCGAAGCCATCCCACACGTGAAGATGGACAAGAAGCTGTCCAAGATCGAGACTCTGACTCTGGCCAAGAACTACATCAAATCCTTGACCACCATCATCCTGGACCTGTCGGGGGCCTGCCTGCCCGCTGAGGCAGGGCCCTCAGGGGCCAGGGCTGCCAGGCTGCTGCAGTGCTACCAGCAGCATCTGGAGGAGGGGGGGGAGGACGGCCTCACCCAGTACCTCACCCACATGCAGAGCTTCGGCCAGGAAAGTTAA
- the bhlha15 gene encoding class A basic helix-loop-helix protein 15 isoform X1, producing the protein MQELNHSRGGAALVISVDKLFSNRKCSLVEIKRRWKTADIYSGLGLRDPIMDLNEEECEDHEVGSCICVLDWTECSAPISQRNTTHTSDWLALSRFCFPQHFCPPSKLSGHLRFLDSVIKGLPSQANQEGTTFPKADIFYWIKNFLNEATQQHAIVMDSFDRLIILSDNCITANKLCHVYSSQNLRTFIRHRGSSGRNNKMSAVKHDNAQRSFCLKTGSEDTDRNSFRTWNPEIHQKTRQNDDHSQRPGRRSKSEKMKIKKSVSFEEDVIVYLFDQETPTLKLPSGPSTSPPFHFPTIQSDVISKDDGLQWEDDFSALECAHQSGTVSLPTKSWTSQARPERCSLAQTCLFLTYVTESDLEL; encoded by the exons ATGCAAG AGTTGAACCACAGCAGGGGTGGAGCTGCGCTGGTGATTTCAGTGGACAAGTTATtttcaaacaggaaatgcaGCCTGGTCGAAATTAAAAGAAG ATGGAAGACTGCCGATATTTATTCAGGCCTTGGACTGAGAGACCCAATAATGGACCT GAATGAAGAGGAGTGTGAGGACCATGAAGTGGGTTCCTGCATCTGTGTCCTTGATTGGACGGAGTGTTCAGCCCCCATCTCACAGAGAAACACTACGCACACATCAGATTGGCTAGCTTTATCACGATTTTGTTTCCCACAACACTTCTGTCCCCCATCGAAGCTCAGTGGACACCTGAGGTTTTTAGATTCCGTCATCAAAGGTTTACCAAGCCAGGCCAACCAGGAAGGAACCACTTTCCCTAAGGCAGACAttttttattggattaaaaactttttgaatGAAGCAACCCAGCAGCATGCCATCGTCATGGATTCCTTCGACAGGCTCATTATTCTTTCTGATAATTGCATAACTGCAAATAAATTATGCCACGTTTACTCCTCTCAGAATTTGAGGACATTTATTAGACATAGAGGAAGTTCTGGAAGAAATAACAAGATGTCTGCTGTAAAACACGACAATGCCCAAAGATCGTTTTGTCTCAAGACTGGCAGCGAGGACACAGACAGGAACAGCTTCAGGACGTGGAACCCTGAGATCCATCAGAAAACACGTCAAAACGATGATCATTCACAAAGACCAGGGAGGAGGagtaaaagtgagaaaatgaaaataaagaaaagcgtTTCCTTTGAAGAGGATGTCATCGTCTACCTGTTTGATCAG GAAACACCCACTCTCAAGCTGCCTTCAGGACCCTCAACATCTCCACCATTCCATTTTCCCACCATCCAGTCTGATGTTATATCAAAGGACGATG GGTTGCAGTGGGAAGATGACTTCTCAGCGTTGGAGTGTGCTCACCAATCTGGCACCGTGTCCCTGCCGACAAAGAGCTGGACTTCTCAGGCCAGGCCAGAGCGCTGCTCTCTGGCCCAAACTTGTCTGTTCCTCACCTATGTCACCGAGTCAGACCTTGAACTATGA